TAGCTTTACTATAGAAGGATAACTCCGCCGCATCATGATCTCTGACTCTAATCTCTTCATCTTTCATACCAAGGCTCTTCAGCCAGTCAATACAGAACTGTCTCCAATATGCAAACCATTCTAAATCCGTATCCGGTTCACAGAAAAACTCTAATTCCATCTGTTCAAATTCTCTGGTACGGAATGTAAAGTTACCTGGCGTAATCTCATTACGGAAGGACTTACCAATTTGACCAATGCCGAATGGAATCTTCTTACGAGAGGTTCTCTGCACATTCTTAAAGTTAACGAAAATACCCTGTGCTGTTTCTGGTCTCAGATAAACTACATTCTTAGCATCTTCTGTAACTCCCTGGAAGGTTTTAAACATCAGGTTGAACTGACGAATATCGGTAAAATTGTGTTTACCACAAGTAGGACATACGATATTATGCTCCTCGATATATTTTTTCATATCCTCATTGGACCATGCATCTACAGACCCCTCGATAATAATTCCCTTCTCCTGATTATAATCTTCAATTAGTTTATCAGCACGAAAACGCTCATGGCACTCTTTACAATCCATCAAAGGATCGGAAAAGCCTCCTAAGTGTCCGGATGCCACCCATGTCTGAGGATTCATTAAAATAGCACAATCAACACCAACATTATAAGGATTCTCTTGAATAAACTTCTGCCACCATGCTTTTTTTACGTTGTTTTTCAGTTCAACACCGAGATTTCCGTAATCCCAAGTGTTAGCAAGTCCACCATAAATCTCTGAACCTGGATACACAAATCCTCTTGCTTTTGCTAATGCCACAATTTTATCCATTGTCTTTTCCATATATTTCATCCTCACATTATATATTTTTTTAGGCAATTACGAAACGTAATCATTGTGGCTATTGTGGATACAGTGGACGCATGTTCCGAAGCAAACCATAGCGGAAGGAGCGGGTTTGTGCAGGAATATATATCTGCCGTATGCACAATTAAGATATCTTCAGAGTTTCGCAATTACCTATTTTATTTTTCAGAACCGATCAATACGATCAAGTTATTTTCAAGGTTTAAATACCACTACTGTAGTGCCTTCTGCTGCACTTTGAACTTTATTATCATCAACAAGCACTGCATTATCGGAGTAAAACATTACTTTACCATCAACGAAAATATCATATGGTTCATTGATTACTAATACTTTATATTTTTCATTTTGTATTACCTTTTGGGTATCAGCAACTGAATCCTTCTTTACATTCTTTAAGGTTGCCGGCAGTTCCAAAGGAATCTCACTAACTCCTCCATTGAAATAAGCTGCTGTCACCTGATTAAACGCAGCATATTGATCCATTCCCGAATATGATAACAATAATATCGCTTTTCCATCACGATTTGCTGACTGCATTAATGCTATATGATCACCGCCGGCTTTTTGGTTATATTCTTTAATCTTATTTGCGGCAAATTCCTCCATTTCGGAAATGTCATAATAGGATTTATCAAACTCCTCCACCATTGCAACATTTAACTCTCCGTTTGCTTTGGCAAGTAATGTATTCACTGATACATCATCCACTGTAATTATGACTTCTTTTCTTGAACAACCAGCTGTTCCGATTATAATCATCAGCATAGTTAAGCAAAGAACTACTCTTTTCATAACAACCTCCATCTGCCTTCTTACAGGCATTAAAATCTATAAAAGGACTCCTTGCATGAGTCCATACCATTTTAACCTTAAAGTTTGATAATTTCAACCAGTATTTTAAAAATGTTTGTATCAAGTGTTCTAAATATCCCGTATCATTTCCAAGGACTTAAACTCATGATCCACATAACGTTCCAAATATCGTTTCACACAACGATTTAGTTCCTGTAATACCTCTCCCGTTACCTTGAATGTATACAGCTTTTCAATCTCCTTCGAGATTATGTATTGCATTGTATAGAGAGTTGAGGTTCCAATTCGTATTGCACTCTTATCGTTTATTTTACACGCATCGCATAATATACCACCCTGTTCCGTGCTAAAATAATAAATATTCCGATTGTTTTCTGAGGTATATTTACCATTACACTTTACACATTGGAAAACCTGAGGTGTTACACCACAGACCGATATTAGCTTCAACTCATATGTTACCCGAATTAAATTTACTTCAATCGTTTTCTTCGATAGAATCCTCATGGTTTGATACAGAAGCTTCAGAACTTCCTTTTCATCATTATTTTCCTTCGTTAAGTAATCTGCAAATTCACAAAAATAAAAGGCATAACAAAGACTGCTAAAATCTTCCCGAAGTTCTCCGAAATAATTGGATATCTCTGCGGATATAATGTTATAAGAGGATCTTCCCACATATAATGAAAACTCGCCAAACGAAAATGGTTGGCTACACGCCAATAAGGCGCTGTTTGGTTTACGAGCGCCTTTGGCAAATGCAGATATTTTTCCGTATTCCTTCGTTAATATGACCAGCCGCTTGTCATATTCACCAACCGGCATGGCCGATAAAACCATTCCCGTCACGGTAGTTGATACCGGCAACCATTCCACCTTCTTTATCCCTATCCATGCTCCGTCCGGAAGTATCCACGGCTTGTATAATATCCTCCATGCTTTCTTCCTGTGTACATGCAATGTAATGTAAGTAATCGTCTATCTTTCCTGTTTTTACAAATGTTTTCCAATAATCATAATTCTTCATAAATGAGCCCCCTAACCATGATATCTTTTAAAAACAGATATGTTTGCCTTTTGTACTTTTCACATTTTCTGTTATATCATTAGGTTTCCCTTTTTTAGTGAAAATAAACTGGTTAGAATATCCCATTTAAAATTGTTAAATTTTGCTTGACAAATACATAAGTTATTTATTGATACCGTTTTTATTACTCATCCCGCCGATAGCCGTAGTTTTTTATCAAGAAATCACTATCACGCCAGTCTTTCTTAACCTTAACCCATAGCTGCAGGTTTACTTTACAGTCAAGTAAATTCTCGATTTCTTGTCTCGCCTGAGTACCAATTTTCTTTAACATGCTTCCGCCCTTTCCGATAATGATTCCCTTATGAGAATCACGTTCGCAAACTATAGTAGCATCAATATCAATCATTCCTCCGGATTCATAATCATTTCTTGGATTTTCCGGCCGCTCCTTCATTCGCTCAATACCCACCGCAATCCCGTGGGGGATTTCATCATCCAGAAGTCGCAATGCCTTCTCTCGGATCAGTTCGGCCACAATCTGACGCTCTGGCTGATCTGTAATCGTATCTTCATCATAATATTGAGGACCTTCCGGCAAATTTTGAAATAATACATCCAGCAGAACTTTGGTATTCTCTCCTTTCAGGGCGGATACCGGAATGATCTCTTTAAAATTGCAGATATCCTTGTAGGTCGCAATAATAGCGAGGATTTCTTCCTTCTTCACAGTGTCAATTTTATTAATTACTAAGAAGATCGGAGTTTTCACCTTTTTCAGCTGCTCTGCTATATATTGCTCTCCTGCTCCGATATAGGTAGTCGGTTCCACCAGCCAGAGAACCAAATCAACCTCGTTCATGGTCCTCTCGGCAACATTCACCATAAACTCCCCTAGCTTATTCTTAGCCTTGTGTATTCCAGGTGTATCTAAGAAGATAATCTGACCGCGGTCCTCTGTATAAACCGTCTGTATTCGGTTTCTTGTTGTCTGAGGCTTCTCCGAGGTAATTGCAATCTTCTGCCCTATCAGTTGATTCATCAGAGTTGACTTTCCCACATTCGGTCTCCCGATTAATGTTACAAACCCTGATTTATACTTTGTATTCTTCATCCTTCCTCCAATATCTTTCTGCTTTCTTGTGAAATCAGCTCTTCATTAAGTATTTAACTTCCTTGAACAAATCTTTATTATCGTTTACTTTACCTTCATTACCTATTACACAGATATGACCAGCATCCAGAACTGCTTGAACAATCTTATACAGAGCCTGAATGTCTGAGACGGTAACATTCAATACCTCATCCCGTTCCTTCTGTAAATCTGCTTCCGTCAGCCCTGCAAGATACATACTCAGGGACCGTTTGCCCTTCGCCTGCGGGGTAAGCGGTGTATCCAGTGTACTAAAGGTTCCGATGATATACTTGGTAATATCCCTCTCATCCGCATAGAAATTCTTTACATACTCCGGAATTCTCTTATAGATATCATTGGTCTCTGCTAAATTCGGGTCACGATAGGAAGTAAAAAATGCATCTCCATCCACGCCTGAGAAACCGCACATACATCCGTAGGCACCACCCTTTACTCTTACATTAATCCAGAGATAATCATAGCTTAGTATGGTTTTTAACACCTTAAGGGCCCCGGTGTACTCAAAACCTGCTTTCAGGAAGTTACCCGTTCTGGCAACATATTGTACCTGCATTGCCGACTTAAAGCCTTCATTAAGACAAACAGGTTTTAAGGATGAAGTATCATAAGCGGCAAATAGCTTTTCATCCACATGAGGAATCAGAGTATCTGTAAAATCAGGCAGCTTCTCTTCAAAGCGTTGATATCCCTCTGCGTCTGAAGTTATACTGATTAACAGGTTCTTCCTGGTAAAGATCATTTGCAGCAACTGCTTCATTTTTTCAATTGCTTCCTCTGCCCTAGTTTGGAAGTTCTCTGTCAAATCCTCAATGAATTTATAAAATGCAATACCTGTTGTTACTTCTTTAAAAAGACCATGTACGGAATAATAGGACATGGCACGGTCCACTGCAACTGAATGGCCGGAAGAATTAAAATGCATCTGCAATTTAGACTTCATTTCATCGACAATTTCCTTCAGTCGTTTTTTATCATCTAATTTAGTGCGATGAATCATTTCCTGAAGCAGACGGAACGCTTCCTGCATTTTATCATACAGAACCTTCGTTGAAAACTCAAAAACCGGATAGTAAGTATCCGTGTTACCTTTTATAGAAAAGCTTCGTACATTTGCAGATATTCCACCGGTATGAATATTCACCTCATTTGACAACTCTAAATACGAGTAATTCTGAGTATCGGAATATCCTAACAC
The nucleotide sequence above comes from Variimorphobacter saccharofermentans. Encoded proteins:
- the recO gene encoding DNA repair protein RecO, translated to MPVSTTVTGMVLSAMPVGEYDKRLVILTKEYGKISAFAKGARKPNSALLACSQPFSFGEFSLYVGRSSYNIISAEISNYFGELREDFSSLCYAFYFCEFADYLTKENNDEKEVLKLLYQTMRILSKKTIEVNLIRVTYELKLISVCGVTPQVFQCVKCNGKYTSENNRNIYYFSTEQGGILCDACKINDKSAIRIGTSTLYTMQYIISKEIEKLYTFKVTGEVLQELNRCVKRYLERYVDHEFKSLEMIRDI
- the era gene encoding GTPase Era; amino-acid sequence: MKNTKYKSGFVTLIGRPNVGKSTLMNQLIGQKIAITSEKPQTTRNRIQTVYTEDRGQIIFLDTPGIHKAKNKLGEFMVNVAERTMNEVDLVLWLVEPTTYIGAGEQYIAEQLKKVKTPIFLVINKIDTVKKEEILAIIATYKDICNFKEIIPVSALKGENTKVLLDVLFQNLPEGPQYYDEDTITDQPERQIVAELIREKALRLLDDEIPHGIAVGIERMKERPENPRNDYESGGMIDIDATIVCERDSHKGIIIGKGGSMLKKIGTQARQEIENLLDCKVNLQLWVKVKKDWRDSDFLIKNYGYRRDE
- a CDS encoding glycine--tRNA ligase — translated: MEKTMDKIVALAKARGFVYPGSEIYGGLANTWDYGNLGVELKNNVKKAWWQKFIQENPYNVGVDCAILMNPQTWVASGHLGGFSDPLMDCKECHERFRADKLIEDYNQEKGIIIEGSVDAWSNEDMKKYIEEHNIVCPTCGKHNFTDIRQFNLMFKTFQGVTEDAKNVVYLRPETAQGIFVNFKNVQRTSRKKIPFGIGQIGKSFRNEITPGNFTFRTREFEQMELEFFCEPDTDLEWFAYWRQFCIDWLKSLGMKDEEIRVRDHDAAELSFYSKATTDIEFLFPFGWGELWGIADRTDYDLTQHQNVSKEDMSYYDDEKKLRYIPYVVEPSLGADRVVLAFLCAAYDEEEIEEGDIRTVLHFHPALAPVKIGVLPLSKKLSEPAEKIYMELCKTYNCEFDDRGNIGKRYRRQDEIGTPFCITYDFESETDGAVTVRDRDTMQQERIKIEDLKTYFENKFKF